Proteins from a single region of Ammospiza nelsoni isolate bAmmNel1 chromosome 28, bAmmNel1.pri, whole genome shotgun sequence:
- the TUFT1 gene encoding tuftelin isoform X4 has translation MNGLPGWAALPESPQELSMRRPTEFPEFPSPENSPGSLEDSGGGPKSAWNPEEAGPVLRLRLPRDPPGEPRPKQKPVGRAFAMVAKRSDGNSLASECVKSKDGDEEIIKVYLKARANHEEPVTQLKSEVRHIQEAGSVLKKLREDLSTKLQTRTEFLEFREFRELQESSEEDPEAPRLLWRLQEAEKRHQLERSSLERALLRCQEDAERADSARSRAETEVEQLQRLLEGMEKDHQDLLARMESGQAELERLRKAEGERAAQQERSSQLEKEVAGLREKIHHLDDMLKSQQRKVRQMIEQLQNSKSVIQAKDAAIQELKERVSYLEAENLEMHDRIEHLIEKQVSRGGSSARARSKSEYVSSKRLPGPKPLPLIRVVET, from the exons ATGAACGGACTCCCGGGCTGGGCCGCGCTCCCGGAATCCCCG caggagctgagcatgaGGCGtcccacagaattcccagaatttcCCAGCCCTGAAAACTCCCCCGGATCCCTGGAAGATTCTGGAGGGGGCCCCAAATCTGCCTGGAATCCGGAG GAGGCCGGGCCGGTGCTGAGGCTGCGCCTGCCCCGAGACCCCCCCGGGGAGCCCCGGCCCAAACAGAAG CCGGTGGGCAGAGCCTTTGCCATGGTGGCCAAGAGATCCGACGGGAATTCCTTGGCCTCGGAGTGCGTCAAATCCAAGGACGGCGATGAGGAGATCATTAAG GTTTACCTCAAGGCTCGCGCCAACCACGAGGAGCCGGTGACACAACTCAAGAGCGAAGTCCGGCACATCCAGGAG gctgGGAGTGTCCTCAAAAAACTCCGTGAAGATTTGAGCACCAAACTCCAGACCCGGACGGAATTTCTGGAATTCCGGGAATTCCGGGAATTGCAAGAGAGCTCAGAG GAGGACCCTGAGGCCCCGCGGCTCCTGTGGAGGCTCCAGGAGGCAGAAAAGCGGCACCAGCTGGAGCGGAGCAGCCTCGAG AGGGCGCTGCTGCGGTGCCAGGAGGACGCGGAGCGGGCGGATTCCGCCCGCAGCCGAGCGGAGACAGAggtggagcagctccagagacTCCTGGAAGGCATGGAAAAG GATCACCAGGATCTGCTGGCACGGATGGAGTCTGGACAGGCGGAGCTGGAGCGGCTCCGGAAGGCGGAAGGGGAGAGAGCGGCGCAGCAGGAGCG CTCAtctcagctggagaaggaggtggCAGGGCTCCGGGAGAAAATCCATCACCTGGACGACATGCTCAAGAGCCAGCAGCGCAAAGTCCGCCAGATGATCGAGCAG CTGCAGAATTCCAAGAGCGTGATCCAGGCCAAGGACGCAGCGatccaggagctgaaggaaagAGTGTCCTACCTGGAAGCAGAG aatctGGAGATGCATGACCGGATTGAGCACCTGATCGAGAAACAAGTGAGCCGGGGCGGGAGCAGTGCCCGCGCACGCTCCAAGTCGGAATACGTCAGCAG caaACGCCTCCCAGGCCCAAAGCCACTGCCCCTGATCCGAGTGGTGGAAACCTGA
- the TUFT1 gene encoding tuftelin isoform X6, with protein MNGLPGWAALPESPQELSMRRPTEFPEFPSPENSPGSLEDSGGGPKSAWNPEEAGPVLRLRLPRDPPGEPRPKQKPVGRAFAMVAKRSDGNSLASECVKSKDGDEEIIKVYLKARANHEEPVTQLKSEVRHIQEAGSVLKKLREDLSTKLQTRTEFLEFREFRELQESSEVALEKRNQSCSCRENSQDNPEDPEAPRLLWRLQEAEKRHQLERSSLERALLRCQEDAERADSARSRAETEVEQLQRLLEGMEKDHQDLLARMESGQAELERLRKAEGERAAQQERSSQLEKEVAGLREKIHHLDDMLKSQQRKVRQMIEQNLEMHDRIEHLIEKQVSRGGSSARARSKSEYVSSKRLPGPKPLPLIRVVET; from the exons ATGAACGGACTCCCGGGCTGGGCCGCGCTCCCGGAATCCCCG caggagctgagcatgaGGCGtcccacagaattcccagaatttcCCAGCCCTGAAAACTCCCCCGGATCCCTGGAAGATTCTGGAGGGGGCCCCAAATCTGCCTGGAATCCGGAG GAGGCCGGGCCGGTGCTGAGGCTGCGCCTGCCCCGAGACCCCCCCGGGGAGCCCCGGCCCAAACAGAAG CCGGTGGGCAGAGCCTTTGCCATGGTGGCCAAGAGATCCGACGGGAATTCCTTGGCCTCGGAGTGCGTCAAATCCAAGGACGGCGATGAGGAGATCATTAAG GTTTACCTCAAGGCTCGCGCCAACCACGAGGAGCCGGTGACACAACTCAAGAGCGAAGTCCGGCACATCCAGGAG gctgGGAGTGTCCTCAAAAAACTCCGTGAAGATTTGAGCACCAAACTCCAGACCCGGACGGAATTTCTGGAATTCCGGGAATTCCGGGAATTGCAAGAGAGCTCAGAG GTGGCGCTGGAGAAGCGgaaccagagctgctcctgccggGAAAATTCCCAGGATAATCCG GAGGACCCTGAGGCCCCGCGGCTCCTGTGGAGGCTCCAGGAGGCAGAAAAGCGGCACCAGCTGGAGCGGAGCAGCCTCGAG AGGGCGCTGCTGCGGTGCCAGGAGGACGCGGAGCGGGCGGATTCCGCCCGCAGCCGAGCGGAGACAGAggtggagcagctccagagacTCCTGGAAGGCATGGAAAAG GATCACCAGGATCTGCTGGCACGGATGGAGTCTGGACAGGCGGAGCTGGAGCGGCTCCGGAAGGCGGAAGGGGAGAGAGCGGCGCAGCAGGAGCG CTCAtctcagctggagaaggaggtggCAGGGCTCCGGGAGAAAATCCATCACCTGGACGACATGCTCAAGAGCCAGCAGCGCAAAGTCCGCCAGATGATCGAGCAG aatctGGAGATGCATGACCGGATTGAGCACCTGATCGAGAAACAAGTGAGCCGGGGCGGGAGCAGTGCCCGCGCACGCTCCAAGTCGGAATACGTCAGCAG caaACGCCTCCCAGGCCCAAAGCCACTGCCCCTGATCCGAGTGGTGGAAACCTGA
- the TUFT1 gene encoding tuftelin isoform X5 encodes MNGLPGWAALPESPQELSMRRPTEFPEFPSPENSPGSLEDSGGGPKSAWNPEEAGPVLRLRLPRDPPGEPRPKQKPVGRAFAMVAKRSDGNSLASECVKSKDGDEEIIKVYLKARANHEEPVTQLKSEVRHIQEAGSVLKKLREDLSTKLQTRTEFLEFREFRELQESSEVALEKRNQSCSCRENSQDNPRALLRCQEDAERADSARSRAETEVEQLQRLLEGMEKDHQDLLARMESGQAELERLRKAEGERAAQQERSSQLEKEVAGLREKIHHLDDMLKSQQRKVRQMIEQLQNSKSVIQAKDAAIQELKERVSYLEAENLEMHDRIEHLIEKQVSRGGSSARARSKSEYVSSKRLPGPKPLPLIRVVET; translated from the exons ATGAACGGACTCCCGGGCTGGGCCGCGCTCCCGGAATCCCCG caggagctgagcatgaGGCGtcccacagaattcccagaatttcCCAGCCCTGAAAACTCCCCCGGATCCCTGGAAGATTCTGGAGGGGGCCCCAAATCTGCCTGGAATCCGGAG GAGGCCGGGCCGGTGCTGAGGCTGCGCCTGCCCCGAGACCCCCCCGGGGAGCCCCGGCCCAAACAGAAG CCGGTGGGCAGAGCCTTTGCCATGGTGGCCAAGAGATCCGACGGGAATTCCTTGGCCTCGGAGTGCGTCAAATCCAAGGACGGCGATGAGGAGATCATTAAG GTTTACCTCAAGGCTCGCGCCAACCACGAGGAGCCGGTGACACAACTCAAGAGCGAAGTCCGGCACATCCAGGAG gctgGGAGTGTCCTCAAAAAACTCCGTGAAGATTTGAGCACCAAACTCCAGACCCGGACGGAATTTCTGGAATTCCGGGAATTCCGGGAATTGCAAGAGAGCTCAGAG GTGGCGCTGGAGAAGCGgaaccagagctgctcctgccggGAAAATTCCCAGGATAATCCG AGGGCGCTGCTGCGGTGCCAGGAGGACGCGGAGCGGGCGGATTCCGCCCGCAGCCGAGCGGAGACAGAggtggagcagctccagagacTCCTGGAAGGCATGGAAAAG GATCACCAGGATCTGCTGGCACGGATGGAGTCTGGACAGGCGGAGCTGGAGCGGCTCCGGAAGGCGGAAGGGGAGAGAGCGGCGCAGCAGGAGCG CTCAtctcagctggagaaggaggtggCAGGGCTCCGGGAGAAAATCCATCACCTGGACGACATGCTCAAGAGCCAGCAGCGCAAAGTCCGCCAGATGATCGAGCAG CTGCAGAATTCCAAGAGCGTGATCCAGGCCAAGGACGCAGCGatccaggagctgaaggaaagAGTGTCCTACCTGGAAGCAGAG aatctGGAGATGCATGACCGGATTGAGCACCTGATCGAGAAACAAGTGAGCCGGGGCGGGAGCAGTGCCCGCGCACGCTCCAAGTCGGAATACGTCAGCAG caaACGCCTCCCAGGCCCAAAGCCACTGCCCCTGATCCGAGTGGTGGAAACCTGA
- the CGN gene encoding cingulin, giving the protein MRGGRGFSEQEDSGGSRGLPKVLEKELGGVQGVPRFSEQEGSGGSRGVPRSWDEELSKVPKSSDQEILGGSRGVPKSWDEETSGRPRGIPKFSDQDPGRSRGAPKSSDQHLKVAKPSEELRRSQSHGDLSAPFPKSGETPGKRDAEIPKIPGDVDTEPLRSVDSLITKFDGNLPRGRAARRFRGPGAAPRKRSQSLDARSSRESAPIPPQIPQIPGGFGGVEEQSVEMQLKSTPDLLRDQRELGGGENPTELIYSILKEGSSESEISLKRKTSRLLGKFQELATSMVAPDSPQSQILREALDRKSQELQRSQAQLSELRAAKEALEARLGHLEGQLLATDPKSDPDTQDLYQELQECREQLQEVLGSRRRQERELQALKGALKAEVAAHDSDLERLRGEMEAIRAETERVSEEKSSLEQERENLGMQLRNLRRELEESTEETEQWREMFQKNKEELRNSKQELLQARLEREELEEEFRELQERFQAAREDRDRARSDPQEMEKLRKELEQARKDLQRLRGERDEAAQAQISLESALEASVEARKVLESRLEESQDQRENWERLQEKVAELEAERAALAESLGSGAERERDLGSRLEQSQRELRDLGSALSEERRRRDRLSQELEQMTAESQSSLASLRSQLEEFQEKSRRELTDSQKIAQDREAEAEKFQQNLGKLQDEVSRLKETIQENREERDRILLDKELLLQRLQELEQDLENRKRSQEERARHSKALEEKSKRLELELDEERSSVELLSERVTRSRDQIEQLRAELLQERSSRQDLECDKSSLERQNKELKNRLAASEGQQRPGNSRNSQLESQLEELREQLQAEEREKSVLLSSNRKLERKIKELSLQLDEERQSSSNQRDQLSLRVKALKRQVDESEEEIERLENARKKSQRELEEQQELNEQLQRRLKSMEKEAWRRAVDSALQDERLSSDEEFGSAAIASLLSEANLQASSC; this is encoded by the exons ATGCGCGGGGGGCGCGGGTTTTCGGAGCAGGAGGATTCAGGGGGATCTCGGGGGCTCCCAAAAGTTTTGGAGAAGGAGTTGGGGGGAGTTCAGGGGGTCCCAAGATTTTCAGAGCAGGAAGGTTCAGGGGGGTCGCGGGGGGTCCCCAGATCCTGGGATGAGGAGCTGAGCAAGGTCCCCAAATCTTCGGATCAGGAAATTCTGGGGGGATCCAGGGGGGTCCCCAAATCCTGGGATGAAGAAACTTCGGGGCGGCCTCGGGGGATCCCAAAATTCTCGGATCAGGACCCGGGAAGGTCCCGGGGTGCCCCAAAATCCTCGGATCAGCACCTGAAAGTCGCCAAACCCTCGGAGGAGCTGCGCCGATCCCAATCGCACGGGGACCTCAGCGCGCCTTTTCCCAAGAGCGGGGAAACACCGGGAAAAAGGGATGCggaaattcccaaaattcctgggGATGTGGACACGGAGCCGCTGCGCTCCGTGGATTCCTTGATCACCAAATTCGACGGGAATTTGCCCCGCGGGCGAGCGGCGCGGAGGTTCCGCGGTCCCGGGGCGGCTCCGAGGAAGCGCTCGCAGAGTTTGGATGCGCGGAGTTCCCGGGAATCCGCCCCGATCccgccccaaattccccaaattcccggCGGGTTTGGGGGCGTGGAGGAGCAGAGCGTGGAGATGCAG CTGAAATCCACCCCGGACCTGCTGCGGGACCAGCGGGAATTGGGGGGTGGCGAAAACCCCACCGAGCTCATCTACAGCATCCTAAAGGAGGG GAGTTCCGAGAGCGAAATTTCCCTGAAAAGGAAAACCTCGAGGCTGCTGGGAAAATTCCAGGAGCTGGCG ACTTCCATGGTGGCTCCAGACTCGCCGCAATCCCAAATCCTGCGGGAGGCCCTGGACCGCaaatcccaggagctgcagcggAGCCAGGCCCA GCTGAGCGAGCTGAGAGCCGCCAAGGAGGCGCTGGAGGCACGGCTGGGCCACCTtgaggggcagctgctggccaccGATCCCAAAAGTGACCCCGACACACAGGACCTCTACCAG gagctgcaggagtgccgggagcagctgcaggaggttCTGGGGTCGCGGCGGCGCCAGGAGCGGGAGCTGCAGGCGCTCAAGGGGGCCCTGAAGGCCGAGGTGGCCGCTCACGATTCCGACCTGGAGCGGCTCCGGGGGGAGATGGAGGCGATCCGGGCGGAGACGGAGCGGGTCTCGGAG GAGaaatccagcctggagcaggaacgggaaaatttgggaatgcAGCTCCGGAATCTGCGgcgggagctggaggagagcacggaggagacagagcagtggcGGGAAATGTTCCAGAAAAACAAGGAAGAGCTCCGGAATTCCAAGCAGGA gctgctgcaggcgCGGCTGGAGCGGGAGGAGTTGGAGGAAGAGTTCCGGGAGCTCCAGGAGCGATTCCAGGCGGCGCGGGAGGATCGGGACCGAGCCCGGAGCGACCCCCAGGAGATGGAAAAGCTCCGGAAG GAACTGGAGCAGGCCCGGAAGGATCTGCAAAGGCTCCGGGGGGAGCGGGACGAGGCTGCTCAG GCCCAGATTTCCCTGGAATCAGCGCTGGAGGCGTCGGTGGAGGCGCGGAAAGTTCTGGAATCGCGGCTGGAGGAATCCCAAGATCAGCGGGAAAACTGGGAACGGCTCCAGGAGAAAGTGGCCGAACTGGAG GCGGAGCGCGCGGCGCTGGCCGAGTCGCTGGGATCCGGcgcggagcgggagcgggatTTGGGATCGCGCCTGGAGCAATCCCAGCGGGAGCTGCGGGATTTGGGATCGGCCCTGAGCGAGGAGCGGCGCCGGCGGGACCGGCTCAGCCAGGAG CTGGAGCAGATGACGGCGGAATCTCAGAGCTCCCTGGCCTCGCTCCGATCCCAACTGGAAGAATTCCAGGAAAAATCCCGGCGGGAACTCACGGATTCCCAAAAAATTGCCCAAGACCGCGAGGCTGAGGCAGAAAAATTCCAACAGAACCTCGGGAAGCTCCAGGACGAG GTTTCCCGGCTGAAGGAGACGATCCAGGAAAACCGGGAAGAGCGGGATCGGATCCTGCTggacaaggagctgctgctgcagaggctccaggagctggagcaggacctGGAAAATCGGAAGCGATCCCAGGAAGAGCGAGCTCGGCATTCCAAGGCGCTGGAG GAAAAATCCAAACGTCTGGAATTGGAGCTGGACGAGGAGCGGAGCTCGGTGGAGCTGCTGAGCGAGCGGGTGACCCGGAGCCGGGATCAG ATCGAGCAGCTGCGGgcggagctgctccaggaacGTTCGAGCCGCCAGGACCTGGAATGTGACAAATCCTCCCTGGAGCGCCAG AAcaaggagctgaagaaccggCTGGCCGCTTCCGAGGGGCAGCAGCGACCCGGGAACAGCCgcaattcccagctggaatcgCAGCTGGAAGAGCTccgggagcagctccaggccgAGGAGAG GGAGAAGAGCGTCCTGCTCTCGTCCAACCGGAAGCTGGAGCGGAAAATCAAGGAATTGTCGCTGCAGCTGGACGAGGAgcggcagagcagcagcaaccaAAGGGACCAG ctgagcctgcgGGTGAAGGCCCTGAAGCGCCAGGTGGACGAATCCGAGGAGGAAATCGAGCGCTTGGAAAACGCCCGGAAAAAATCCCAgcgggagctggaggagcagcaggagctcaaCGAGCAGCTCCAGCGGCGCctgaaatccatggaaaaggaGGCCTG GCGCCGCGCCGTGGACTCGGCGCTGCAAGACGAGCGGCTGAGCTCGGATGAGGAATTCGGGTCCGCAGCCATCGCCTCCCTCCTGAGCGAGGCCAACCTGCaggccagctcctgctga
- the TUFT1 gene encoding tuftelin isoform X3: MRRPTEFPEFPSPENSPGSLEDSGGGPKSAWNPEEAGPVLRLRLPRDPPGEPRPKQKPVGRAFAMVAKRSDGNSLASECVKSKDGDEEIIKVYLKARANHEEPVTQLKSEVRHIQEAGSVLKKLREDLSTKLQTRTEFLEFREFRELQESSEVALEKRNQSCSCRENSQDNPEDPEAPRLLWRLQEAEKRHQLERSSLERALLRCQEDAERADSARSRAETEVEQLQRLLEGMEKDHQDLLARMESGQAELERLRKAEGERAAQQERSSQLEKEVAGLREKIHHLDDMLKSQQRKVRQMIEQLQNSKSVIQAKDAAIQELKERVSYLEAENLEMHDRIEHLIEKQVSRGGSSARARSKSEYVSSKRLPGPKPLPLIRVVET; the protein is encoded by the exons atgaGGCGtcccacagaattcccagaatttcCCAGCCCTGAAAACTCCCCCGGATCCCTGGAAGATTCTGGAGGGGGCCCCAAATCTGCCTGGAATCCGGAG GAGGCCGGGCCGGTGCTGAGGCTGCGCCTGCCCCGAGACCCCCCCGGGGAGCCCCGGCCCAAACAGAAG CCGGTGGGCAGAGCCTTTGCCATGGTGGCCAAGAGATCCGACGGGAATTCCTTGGCCTCGGAGTGCGTCAAATCCAAGGACGGCGATGAGGAGATCATTAAG GTTTACCTCAAGGCTCGCGCCAACCACGAGGAGCCGGTGACACAACTCAAGAGCGAAGTCCGGCACATCCAGGAG gctgGGAGTGTCCTCAAAAAACTCCGTGAAGATTTGAGCACCAAACTCCAGACCCGGACGGAATTTCTGGAATTCCGGGAATTCCGGGAATTGCAAGAGAGCTCAGAG GTGGCGCTGGAGAAGCGgaaccagagctgctcctgccggGAAAATTCCCAGGATAATCCG GAGGACCCTGAGGCCCCGCGGCTCCTGTGGAGGCTCCAGGAGGCAGAAAAGCGGCACCAGCTGGAGCGGAGCAGCCTCGAG AGGGCGCTGCTGCGGTGCCAGGAGGACGCGGAGCGGGCGGATTCCGCCCGCAGCCGAGCGGAGACAGAggtggagcagctccagagacTCCTGGAAGGCATGGAAAAG GATCACCAGGATCTGCTGGCACGGATGGAGTCTGGACAGGCGGAGCTGGAGCGGCTCCGGAAGGCGGAAGGGGAGAGAGCGGCGCAGCAGGAGCG CTCAtctcagctggagaaggaggtggCAGGGCTCCGGGAGAAAATCCATCACCTGGACGACATGCTCAAGAGCCAGCAGCGCAAAGTCCGCCAGATGATCGAGCAG CTGCAGAATTCCAAGAGCGTGATCCAGGCCAAGGACGCAGCGatccaggagctgaaggaaagAGTGTCCTACCTGGAAGCAGAG aatctGGAGATGCATGACCGGATTGAGCACCTGATCGAGAAACAAGTGAGCCGGGGCGGGAGCAGTGCCCGCGCACGCTCCAAGTCGGAATACGTCAGCAG caaACGCCTCCCAGGCCCAAAGCCACTGCCCCTGATCCGAGTGGTGGAAACCTGA
- the TUFT1 gene encoding tuftelin isoform X2 produces the protein MNGLPGWAALPESPELSMRRPTEFPEFPSPENSPGSLEDSGGGPKSAWNPEEAGPVLRLRLPRDPPGEPRPKQKPVGRAFAMVAKRSDGNSLASECVKSKDGDEEIIKVYLKARANHEEPVTQLKSEVRHIQEAGSVLKKLREDLSTKLQTRTEFLEFREFRELQESSEVALEKRNQSCSCRENSQDNPEDPEAPRLLWRLQEAEKRHQLERSSLERALLRCQEDAERADSARSRAETEVEQLQRLLEGMEKDHQDLLARMESGQAELERLRKAEGERAAQQERSSQLEKEVAGLREKIHHLDDMLKSQQRKVRQMIEQLQNSKSVIQAKDAAIQELKERVSYLEAENLEMHDRIEHLIEKQVSRGGSSARARSKSEYVSSKRLPGPKPLPLIRVVET, from the exons ATGAACGGACTCCCGGGCTGGGCCGCGCTCCCGGAATCCCCG gagctgagcatgaGGCGtcccacagaattcccagaatttcCCAGCCCTGAAAACTCCCCCGGATCCCTGGAAGATTCTGGAGGGGGCCCCAAATCTGCCTGGAATCCGGAG GAGGCCGGGCCGGTGCTGAGGCTGCGCCTGCCCCGAGACCCCCCCGGGGAGCCCCGGCCCAAACAGAAG CCGGTGGGCAGAGCCTTTGCCATGGTGGCCAAGAGATCCGACGGGAATTCCTTGGCCTCGGAGTGCGTCAAATCCAAGGACGGCGATGAGGAGATCATTAAG GTTTACCTCAAGGCTCGCGCCAACCACGAGGAGCCGGTGACACAACTCAAGAGCGAAGTCCGGCACATCCAGGAG gctgGGAGTGTCCTCAAAAAACTCCGTGAAGATTTGAGCACCAAACTCCAGACCCGGACGGAATTTCTGGAATTCCGGGAATTCCGGGAATTGCAAGAGAGCTCAGAG GTGGCGCTGGAGAAGCGgaaccagagctgctcctgccggGAAAATTCCCAGGATAATCCG GAGGACCCTGAGGCCCCGCGGCTCCTGTGGAGGCTCCAGGAGGCAGAAAAGCGGCACCAGCTGGAGCGGAGCAGCCTCGAG AGGGCGCTGCTGCGGTGCCAGGAGGACGCGGAGCGGGCGGATTCCGCCCGCAGCCGAGCGGAGACAGAggtggagcagctccagagacTCCTGGAAGGCATGGAAAAG GATCACCAGGATCTGCTGGCACGGATGGAGTCTGGACAGGCGGAGCTGGAGCGGCTCCGGAAGGCGGAAGGGGAGAGAGCGGCGCAGCAGGAGCG CTCAtctcagctggagaaggaggtggCAGGGCTCCGGGAGAAAATCCATCACCTGGACGACATGCTCAAGAGCCAGCAGCGCAAAGTCCGCCAGATGATCGAGCAG CTGCAGAATTCCAAGAGCGTGATCCAGGCCAAGGACGCAGCGatccaggagctgaaggaaagAGTGTCCTACCTGGAAGCAGAG aatctGGAGATGCATGACCGGATTGAGCACCTGATCGAGAAACAAGTGAGCCGGGGCGGGAGCAGTGCCCGCGCACGCTCCAAGTCGGAATACGTCAGCAG caaACGCCTCCCAGGCCCAAAGCCACTGCCCCTGATCCGAGTGGTGGAAACCTGA
- the TUFT1 gene encoding tuftelin isoform X1 has protein sequence MNGLPGWAALPESPQELSMRRPTEFPEFPSPENSPGSLEDSGGGPKSAWNPEEAGPVLRLRLPRDPPGEPRPKQKPVGRAFAMVAKRSDGNSLASECVKSKDGDEEIIKVYLKARANHEEPVTQLKSEVRHIQEAGSVLKKLREDLSTKLQTRTEFLEFREFRELQESSEVALEKRNQSCSCRENSQDNPEDPEAPRLLWRLQEAEKRHQLERSSLERALLRCQEDAERADSARSRAETEVEQLQRLLEGMEKDHQDLLARMESGQAELERLRKAEGERAAQQERSSQLEKEVAGLREKIHHLDDMLKSQQRKVRQMIEQLQNSKSVIQAKDAAIQELKERVSYLEAENLEMHDRIEHLIEKQVSRGGSSARARSKSEYVSSKRLPGPKPLPLIRVVET, from the exons ATGAACGGACTCCCGGGCTGGGCCGCGCTCCCGGAATCCCCG caggagctgagcatgaGGCGtcccacagaattcccagaatttcCCAGCCCTGAAAACTCCCCCGGATCCCTGGAAGATTCTGGAGGGGGCCCCAAATCTGCCTGGAATCCGGAG GAGGCCGGGCCGGTGCTGAGGCTGCGCCTGCCCCGAGACCCCCCCGGGGAGCCCCGGCCCAAACAGAAG CCGGTGGGCAGAGCCTTTGCCATGGTGGCCAAGAGATCCGACGGGAATTCCTTGGCCTCGGAGTGCGTCAAATCCAAGGACGGCGATGAGGAGATCATTAAG GTTTACCTCAAGGCTCGCGCCAACCACGAGGAGCCGGTGACACAACTCAAGAGCGAAGTCCGGCACATCCAGGAG gctgGGAGTGTCCTCAAAAAACTCCGTGAAGATTTGAGCACCAAACTCCAGACCCGGACGGAATTTCTGGAATTCCGGGAATTCCGGGAATTGCAAGAGAGCTCAGAG GTGGCGCTGGAGAAGCGgaaccagagctgctcctgccggGAAAATTCCCAGGATAATCCG GAGGACCCTGAGGCCCCGCGGCTCCTGTGGAGGCTCCAGGAGGCAGAAAAGCGGCACCAGCTGGAGCGGAGCAGCCTCGAG AGGGCGCTGCTGCGGTGCCAGGAGGACGCGGAGCGGGCGGATTCCGCCCGCAGCCGAGCGGAGACAGAggtggagcagctccagagacTCCTGGAAGGCATGGAAAAG GATCACCAGGATCTGCTGGCACGGATGGAGTCTGGACAGGCGGAGCTGGAGCGGCTCCGGAAGGCGGAAGGGGAGAGAGCGGCGCAGCAGGAGCG CTCAtctcagctggagaaggaggtggCAGGGCTCCGGGAGAAAATCCATCACCTGGACGACATGCTCAAGAGCCAGCAGCGCAAAGTCCGCCAGATGATCGAGCAG CTGCAGAATTCCAAGAGCGTGATCCAGGCCAAGGACGCAGCGatccaggagctgaaggaaagAGTGTCCTACCTGGAAGCAGAG aatctGGAGATGCATGACCGGATTGAGCACCTGATCGAGAAACAAGTGAGCCGGGGCGGGAGCAGTGCCCGCGCACGCTCCAAGTCGGAATACGTCAGCAG caaACGCCTCCCAGGCCCAAAGCCACTGCCCCTGATCCGAGTGGTGGAAACCTGA